The following DNA comes from Myxococcales bacterium.
CTCTTCCAGTTCTGACCGGCGTGACAGCTGGCGTTGTCGCACGAGACCCCTACCGTTCCGCCGTCGAGGTTGGCGCCGTGGCAGGCGCTGCAGAGCACGTTGTGCTCGTCTCGCTGCTGGTTCGTCAGGAAGTACTTGCTGCCGTGGTGGTTGGCGTTCGTGTTGCCCTTGGGCGACGTCCAGTTGGCGAGGTCGTGGTATTTGTTCGTCTCGACGACACCGTTGACGTGAAGCTTGCTGTTGGTCCAGCCCGTCGCGCTGGTGCCCGGATTGAACGAGCTGACCACCGCGCTGTGGCAGATCGCGCAGTCTTGGTGGGCCACGTGGGAGCCCCCAGGCGGATTGCTGTGGCAGGTGGTGCCGCAAGCGTCCCACGATCCGTCCACGACGTTCCAGATCGGGCTCTTGGCGACGCTGCCGCCGGGTTTTGCTCCGGCGAGCGTGGCGCCGTGGCAGTAGACGCCGGTGCAGGTGAGCGCCGAGGTGCTGAAGCTCGGGTTGGCACCGGTTGCGGTCGGGCCGCCGTAGCTCATGTCCCACTGACCGTTGCTGTGTGAGGTCGAGGTGGGCACGACGTGGCAATCCGTGCATTGCCCGTCGCGGTGCCAGGTGCTCGCGGTCAGGTGTTCCTGGTGAGCGCCGACTGCCACCTGGCTCGTGGTCGTTTCACCCTTCGTGCCGAGGGGAGGCGAGGGGTCGTTCTTTGCGACGTTACCGTGACAGCTCGTGCAGGTGAGGTTCCCGCCGCTGAATTCGACCTTGCCGTTCACGTGCAGGTTGGGCGCGACCCAGCTCGCGGTTGGGGGGGTGCCAGGTGTGAAGCTGGCGATCACCGCGGCGTGACAGGTCGGGCACGCCGTGCTGGTGGAATGGCTGCCTCCCGGAGGCGTCGTGTGGCACGACTTGCCGCACGTGACCTGGGAGCCGTCGACGGTGGTCCATTTCGGTGTGCGATTGGAGCTCTGACCCGCCAGATCCGGCTTCAACGTGGCGCCGTGGCAGTAGACGCCACTGCAGGTGTTCGCGGCGGAGTCGTAGCTGCCGGACTTTGCCAGCGGACCCCAGATCACGTCGTCAGTGCCGTTCATGTGAGTCGGCACCGACGGATCGACCGGAGTGCTCGGCACTTTGTGGCACTCGGTACACGTGACCTGCAGATGCCAGGTCGAGGTGCCGAGGTGGCTCTGGTGAGCGCCGACCCCGGGGGTTTGTGGGCTGGTGTTGCCGCCGAGGTCCTTCGGCGGGGCTGCGTTCTGAGCGCTGCCGTGACAGGTGGTGCAGACGCCGGACGAGCCTCCTCCGCCGGAGCCGGCGGCGCCGCCCGAGCCGCCCGCTCCCCCCGCTCCGGACGCTCCCCCCGCTCCGGCGGCGCCGCCACTCGTGCTCGTGCCACCGCTGCCGGCCGCTCCACTCGCGCCAGCCACGCCGCCACTCGCGCTGCTGCCGCCGCCCGCGCTGCTGCCGCCGCTCGCGCTGCTGCCCCCACTCGCGCTGCTGCCTCCGCTCGCGCCGCTGCCTCCGCTCGCGCTGCTTCCCCCGCTACCGCTCACTCCGCCGGTTGTGTTCTTGCCGTCGCCCGAGTCGCCCCCTCCACATGCAATCACGAACCCGAGTGCGGCGCCGGTCAACAAGAGCGGGACTGTCTTCATCAACGACCTCCAAAGGGCGAGTGTGTCCTCCTCCCGATAGTGTCAGGATGCTCGCGGACCAGGCGCGCGATCCATGCCTCGGATGGCCGATCTTGCGATCGATCAAGTCATGCGAAATCTTGCGCAATGCTTGCGGGCGATCTGTGGCCTCGCGCGCGGCAGCACACAATCTCGCGCGTCGCCCGCTTCGCCGATCACCCAAAAGTGTCCCCGTCGAAGCCCCAGTGCTCAGCCTCCGCTTCGGTGAGCTCGATGTAGAGCCGCGCTGGTCATGACCACGCCTCGGGTTTGGCGAAATGCCCAGAAAGCAGGCGTGAGAACTGGGTGAGTCGCTGCGTTCGTGCTTCGGCGGGCGGGGGTTCGGTGGAGCTCGTGTCGTGGATCAAGGGCGTGGCGCGGAAGGCTACGACAACGGGATCGGGCTTGCTGTCCCGTCCGCGGCGCGAGAAAGTGGCCGCGATGCCTCGCGCCTGGCTGGTCTTTTTGGTGTGCGCCGCGGGCTGCAAGGGTGAAAGCGGCTCCGCCCAGGCCGAACGAAGCGCGCGCGGGACCCCCGGCGCCCGTTCGGCAGCGAGCCAAACCGGAGAGCCGGCTGCCGCGCAGCCGGGAGAGCCGGCCGCGGCAAGCCCTTGTGTGCAGCGCTGCATCGACAGCCGGCAGATGCAGGCGGTGTCGGCGGAGAAAATTGCCGCCGACTGCCGGGCAGAATGCGAGAAACAGTGAGCGCGCCAGCCGACGAGCGCATCGAGCAGCTGGAGCGGGAGAACGCCGCGCTCAGGCAGGCGGTGGATCTGCTGCATCGGGTCAGCAACCTCGTGCGCCAGTCCCTGGAGCTCGAGCCGACGGCGTATGCGCTCTTGACCGGTGTCACCGCCGGCGTGGGGCTCGGCTTCAATCGCGCGATGTTGTTCTTCGTCGACGACGCCGACCGCACCACCCTGCGGGGTGTCGCCGCCGTCGGGCCCGCCAGCCGGGACGAGGCCGATCGGGTCTGGAAGTCGATCGAAGGCGACGCTCCGGATCTGCTGACGTTGTACGAAGCCGGGCTCAAACAGCGCGCGGAGCACAGCGCGCTCGACGCCCGGGTGCGAGAGCAGAGGATCTTGATTTCGGGGGACACCCCGGTGGCGCTCGCGCTCCGTCGCGCGGCGCTGGTGCACCGGGAGGGAAGCGACGATCTCCTCGGCCTCTTTCACCTGCCGACCGCCGTCGCCGCGCCGCTCCGAGGTGTGGGGCGAGCTCGCGGCGTGCTCTACGCGGACAACTGCTTCACCGGGCGCCCGCCGGGGGACGCCGTCGAACGCGTGCTGTCCTTGATCGCCGATCAGGCGGGGCGCGCCCTCGAACACGCGCATCACTACGAGGAGCTGGCGGAGCGCGCACGCATGGACGCGCTGACGGAGCTCGAGCACCACGGGCGGATGATGGAAGCCCTCGCCGCGGCCCTCGGACGTGACGCCGACGAGCCCATGGGACTGGCCATGATCGATCTCGACGACTTCAAACGCGTCAACGATACCCACGGCCATCTCGCGGGGGACGCGCTGCTCGCCGAGCTGGGCAAACGCCTGCGCTCGGTGCTCAGGGCAGGGGAGCGCCCCTACCGTTATGGCGGCGAGGAGTTCACCGTGCTCTTGCCGGGCGCCACCGAGGGAGATCTGTTTGCCATCGGAGAGCGGCTGCGCCTGGCCGTCGCCGACACTCCGTTTGCGGTCGGTCCCGAGCGGCGATTGGTCGTGACCTGTTCGATCGGTGTCGCAGCCCGCGCGCGCGGCGACGATGCCGAGCGCCTGATCGACGCCGCGGATCAGGCGCTCCTGGTGGCCAAGACCAGCGGAAAAAATCGGGTTCAAGTGGCGCAGCGTGGCCGCTGAGCGCGCGGTTCGTGTCTGATTCGCGCGGGCAAGAGCCGGCTCACGGCATGTTCAACTTCTTCTCGGCGGCCGTCTCGCTGGCCTCGGCATAGCCCGCGATGGCGTGGCGTGCGACGCCGATGCCCGGATCCACCGTGAGCACGCGATCGAGGCGCTCGGCACGCTCGTCGGTGCCGTCGGCGACCACGACCATGCCGGCGTGCAGAGAGTTGCCGATGCCAACGCCGCCGCCGTGGTGGAAGCTCACCCACGACGCGCCGGCGGCCGTGTTGAGCGCGAAGTTGAGCAGCGCCCAGTCCGCGATGGCGTCGGAGCCGTCTTTCATCGCCTCGGTCTCGCGATCGGGGGACGCCACGGAGCCGCAGTCCAGGTGGTCGCGGCCGATGGCCACCGGCGCGCTGACCTTGCCGTCGTGGATCAAGCGGTTCATCGCCAGCCCGAACTTCGCGCGATCGCCGTAACCGAGCCAGCAGATGCGGGTCGGCAGAGCGAGGAACGGCACCCGCTCACTGGCGAGCTTCAGCCAGCGACGGAGCCCCTCGTCTTCGGGAAAGACTCGCGCGAGCTCCTGGTCGATGACGTGAATGTCCTTCGGATCACCGCTGAGCGCGGCCCAGCGAAACGGACCCATGCCCCGGGAGAACAGCGGCCGGATGTAGGCGGGGACGAAGCCGGGATACTTCCAGGCGCCGGCCTCGTCCCGCACGTTCACGCCGGCCAGCTCGGCTTGGGCTCGCAGGTTGTTGCCGTAGTCGAAGGCGATGGCCCCGCGGCGCTGCATCTCCAGGATGGCGCTCACGTGGTCCGCGATCGCCGCCAGGCTTTGCCGGTGATACTCGGCCAGATCACGGCCGCGCAGGCCGTCGAGCTCCTGCACGTCGCCCCGCGGCAGGTACGCGCCGAGATCGTGCGCCGGGGTCTGATCGGTCACCATGTCGGGGATCACGTTCCTCCGAACGAGCTCCGGGAAGACGTCCGCGGCGTTGCCGACGAGGCCAATGCTGAGGGCACGGCCCGCGCGTTTTGCCTCGTCTGCCCACGCCAGCGCCTCGTCGAGGGAGTGAGTCGACTTGTCGCAGTAGCCCTCGGCCACCTTGCGCTCCACCCGTTCCGCACGTGCCTCGACGTCGATGACCACGCCCTCGTTCATGGTCACGGCCATGGGCTGAGCGCCGCTCATGCCACCGAGTCCGGCGGTGAGCACCAGCTTCCCCTTGAGCGACGGCACGCCGTAGTGTTTCTCCGCCGCCGCCAGGAACGTCTGGTAGGTGCCCTGCAAGATGCCCTGCGTGCCGATGTAGATCCACGAGCCGGCGGTCATCTGCCCGTACATGGTCAGGCCCATGCGGTCGAGGCGATCGAAGTTGTCCTGGGTCGCCCATTTAGGGACCAGGTTCGAGTTGGCGATCAGGACCCGCGGCGCGTGTTCGTGGGTCTTGGCGACGTAGACCGCGCGACCCGACTGCACACACAGGGTCTCGTCAGGCGCGAGCTGATCCAGTGCCCGGGTGAGCTTCTCGTATTCGTGCCAGTTGCGCGCAGCGCGACCGCTTCCGCCGTACACGATCAGGTGCTCCCAGT
Coding sequences within:
- a CDS encoding CxxxxCH/CxxCH domain-containing protein, coding for MKTVPLLLTGAALGFVIACGGGDSGDGKNTTGGVSGSGGSSASGGSGASGGSSASGGSSASGGSSAGGGSSASGGVAGASGAAGSGGTSTSGGAAGAGGASGAGGAGGSGGAAGSGGGGSSGVCTTCHGSAQNAAPPKDLGGNTSPQTPGVGAHQSHLGTSTWHLQVTCTECHKVPSTPVDPSVPTHMNGTDDVIWGPLAKSGSYDSAANTCSGVYCHGATLKPDLAGQSSNRTPKWTTVDGSQVTCGKSCHTTPPGGSHSTSTACPTCHAAVIASFTPGTPPTASWVAPNLHVNGKVEFSGGNLTCTSCHGNVAKNDPSPPLGTKGETTTSQVAVGAHQEHLTASTWHRDGQCTDCHVVPTSTSHSNGQWDMSYGGPTATGANPSFSTSALTCTGVYCHGATLAGAKPGGSVAKSPIWNVVDGSWDACGTTCHSNPPGGSHVAHQDCAICHSAVVSSFNPGTSATGWTNSKLHVNGVVETNKYHDLANWTSPKGNTNANHHGSKYFLTNQQRDEHNVLCSACHGANLDGGTVGVSCDNASCHAGQNWKSCSFCHGTPPNQNNPPFGVGDETATNTLAVGRHVPHLTASATHVAFACGACHTLPASGDVAHALQYVPSTGLGTAGHHGDVLFSAPYTAMAWNVNATQGAPVTARGTCTGSCHSNGNGGAPVVTPYWAGGTWNTGSCGSCHQASPNTGQHDKHVNGENLACTVCHNAANTPTHMNGAKDTKQPITGPSGGSVNVTKNACSGGDPRCNGTCHGQNHNDCW
- a CDS encoding sensor domain-containing diguanylate cyclase; its protein translation is MSAPADERIEQLERENAALRQAVDLLHRVSNLVRQSLELEPTAYALLTGVTAGVGLGFNRAMLFFVDDADRTTLRGVAAVGPASRDEADRVWKSIEGDAPDLLTLYEAGLKQRAEHSALDARVREQRILISGDTPVALALRRAALVHREGSDDLLGLFHLPTAVAAPLRGVGRARGVLYADNCFTGRPPGDAVERVLSLIADQAGRALEHAHHYEELAERARMDALTELEHHGRMMEALAAALGRDADEPMGLAMIDLDDFKRVNDTHGHLAGDALLAELGKRLRSVLRAGERPYRYGGEEFTVLLPGATEGDLFAIGERLRLAVADTPFAVGPERRLVVTCSIGVAARARGDDAERLIDAADQALLVAKTSGKNRVQVAQRGR
- the hutU gene encoding urocanate hydratase translates to MAAKPSSPPRAPRGISRTAKSWDAEAAKRMLINNLDPANAVDWEHLIVYGGSGRAARNWHEYEKLTRALDQLAPDETLCVQSGRAVYVAKTHEHAPRVLIANSNLVPKWATQDNFDRLDRMGLTMYGQMTAGSWIYIGTQGILQGTYQTFLAAAEKHYGVPSLKGKLVLTAGLGGMSGAQPMAVTMNEGVVIDVEARAERVERKVAEGYCDKSTHSLDEALAWADEAKRAGRALSIGLVGNAADVFPELVRRNVIPDMVTDQTPAHDLGAYLPRGDVQELDGLRGRDLAEYHRQSLAAIADHVSAILEMQRRGAIAFDYGNNLRAQAELAGVNVRDEAGAWKYPGFVPAYIRPLFSRGMGPFRWAALSGDPKDIHVIDQELARVFPEDEGLRRWLKLASERVPFLALPTRICWLGYGDRAKFGLAMNRLIHDGKVSAPVAIGRDHLDCGSVASPDRETEAMKDGSDAIADWALLNFALNTAAGASWVSFHHGGGVGIGNSLHAGMVVVADGTDERAERLDRVLTVDPGIGVARHAIAGYAEASETAAEKKLNMP